In Halopelagius inordinatus, a single genomic region encodes these proteins:
- a CDS encoding pyridoxamine 5'-phosphate oxidase family protein, which yields MSDAVDSETEELLTSEPLMAHLATCRDGRPHVAPLWYRYEDGVVELVTTGTKLRNVRENPKVALSVQKDEGGHAKWMVTLLGTATVVEDETETRAATRKINEKYGVDSDAWDENVLVRVDVGSASSQTYD from the coding sequence ATGTCCGACGCCGTCGATTCGGAGACGGAGGAACTGCTGACGAGCGAACCGCTCATGGCCCACCTGGCGACGTGTCGCGACGGCCGCCCGCACGTCGCCCCCCTCTGGTACCGCTACGAGGACGGCGTCGTGGAACTCGTCACCACCGGTACGAAACTGCGGAACGTCCGCGAGAACCCGAAGGTGGCGCTGTCGGTGCAGAAAGACGAGGGCGGACACGCGAAGTGGATGGTGACGCTCCTCGGCACCGCCACCGTCGTAGAGGACGAGACGGAGACGCGGGCGGCGACCCGAAAGATAAACGAAAAGTACGGCGTCGATTCGGACGCGTGGGACGAGAACGTCCTCGTCAGAGTCGACGTGGGTTCGGCGTCCTCGCAGACGTACGACTGA
- a CDS encoding spermidine synthase yields the protein MASTLSRSALRLSKPEVAVFSSGVASMGLEILAGRMIAPQFGSSIYTWGSIIGVFLAALSLGYHHGGRHADSQASNDRMVKLFLATALYVAGVIFFGDVMLQAAVAFPLPSRFASLPAITLLFGPPTYLLGFISPYAAELSAKEGTGEASGHVYAVGTVGSIVGAFATTYFLIPSLSVEQIGLVFGLLSVATAVYVAAPKLGRQRAGRSLVVALLLVVAAASGGVGLSATGDTVYQTQTPYQELEVVDSGDTRTLYLDGQPHSAMNVADPTAHVFDYTPYFHLPLLMTDDVDRVLFIGGGGFTGPKRFAEEYDVEVDVAEIDPEVVDVAKRYFEVEESENLTIHTTGGRQFLRETDETYDLIVLDAYKKDKVPFQLTTVEFMELASDRLTEDGILFANVISAPSGPASQFYRAQYKTMSQVFPQVYSFPTQQGIVVQNIEVVATKNGTRISESELRARNERRDIGIDLTEEIASYRNEERTDDVPVLRDDRAPVDSLLDPMVGQRYVVGETENSGTAESETNANETATAEAASNESRVAAATRATAR from the coding sequence ATGGCGTCGACGCTCTCTCGGTCTGCTCTCCGACTGTCGAAACCGGAAGTCGCGGTGTTCTCCTCCGGCGTGGCCAGCATGGGGTTGGAGATTCTGGCCGGACGGATGATCGCGCCCCAGTTCGGCAGTAGCATCTACACGTGGGGTAGCATCATCGGCGTGTTTCTCGCCGCCCTCAGTCTCGGTTACCACCACGGAGGGCGGCACGCCGACTCGCAGGCCTCGAACGACCGGATGGTGAAACTGTTTTTGGCAACTGCGCTCTACGTGGCCGGGGTCATCTTCTTCGGCGACGTCATGCTGCAGGCGGCGGTGGCGTTCCCCCTTCCGAGTCGGTTCGCCTCGCTTCCGGCTATCACGCTTCTTTTCGGCCCGCCGACGTACCTGCTCGGGTTCATCAGTCCTTACGCCGCGGAACTCTCGGCGAAAGAGGGGACCGGCGAGGCGTCGGGGCACGTCTACGCCGTCGGAACCGTCGGCAGCATCGTCGGCGCGTTCGCGACGACGTACTTTCTCATCCCCTCTTTGAGCGTCGAACAGATCGGACTCGTCTTCGGTCTTCTCTCCGTCGCCACCGCGGTGTACGTCGCCGCCCCGAAACTCGGACGGCAACGCGCGGGACGGAGTCTGGTCGTCGCCCTCCTCCTCGTCGTCGCCGCCGCGTCCGGCGGCGTCGGACTCTCAGCGACGGGCGACACCGTCTACCAGACGCAGACGCCGTATCAGGAGTTAGAGGTGGTCGATAGCGGCGACACGCGCACGCTGTACCTCGACGGGCAACCCCACAGCGCGATGAATGTAGCGGACCCGACGGCCCACGTCTTCGACTACACGCCGTACTTTCACCTCCCACTCTTGATGACAGACGACGTGGACCGAGTGCTGTTCATCGGCGGCGGCGGGTTCACCGGTCCGAAGCGATTCGCCGAGGAGTACGACGTCGAGGTGGACGTCGCCGAAATCGACCCCGAAGTCGTCGACGTGGCAAAGCGGTACTTCGAAGTCGAGGAGTCGGAGAACCTGACCATCCACACCACGGGCGGACGGCAGTTCCTCCGAGAGACAGACGAGACGTACGACCTCATCGTCCTCGACGCGTACAAGAAGGACAAAGTGCCGTTCCAGTTGACGACGGTAGAGTTCATGGAACTCGCCAGCGACAGACTCACCGAAGACGGCATCCTCTTTGCGAACGTCATCTCCGCGCCGAGTGGCCCGGCCTCGCAGTTCTACCGCGCGCAGTACAAGACGATGTCGCAGGTGTTCCCGCAGGTGTACAGTTTCCCGACACAGCAGGGTATCGTCGTTCAGAACATCGAAGTCGTGGCGACGAAGAACGGCACGCGCATCTCCGAATCGGAACTCAGAGCGCGCAACGAACGGCGCGACATCGGAATCGACCTCACAGAGGAGATAGCGTCGTACCGCAACGAGGAACGGACCGACGACGTGCCGGTTCTCCGCGACGACAGAGCGCCCGTCGATAGCTTGCTCGACCCGATGGTGGGGCAACGCTACGTCGTCGGAGAGACGGAAAACAGCGGGACGGCGGAAAGCGAGACGAACGCGAACGAGACTGCGACGGCCGAGGCGGCGTCGAACGAGTCGCGCGTCGCGGCGGCGACGCGGGCGACGGCGCGGTAG
- a CDS encoding nucleoside hydrolase, which produces MSRRVIVDTDTAGDDTQAILLLATADSVELEAVTIAAGNVEFDYHVENAKYTLEVADAADEVPVYEGARRPLVKDHEHVSHIHGEGGLGGDFFPDTGIDSAEGFAPDAIVEAARESPGEITLCCIAPLTNVALALRREPNLNELLDEVWVMGGAVNTLGNDTPSAEYNFWVDPEAAKMVMRELDVTLVDWGLTVRDATFEAEFLDRLESIDSEYAEFYQTANEQVRRFSQKRYGEDTTTQPDSLTAACLVADDGLITESSEYFVDVDEREGMTRGYSLVDELGITDGDPRTRVVESVDEETFREMFVRMLAEGAPEKPL; this is translated from the coding sequence ATGTCTCGTCGAGTTATCGTCGATACCGACACCGCGGGCGACGACACGCAGGCCATCTTGCTCTTGGCGACGGCCGACTCCGTCGAGTTGGAGGCGGTCACCATCGCCGCCGGAAACGTCGAGTTCGACTACCACGTCGAGAACGCGAAGTACACCCTCGAGGTGGCCGACGCGGCCGACGAGGTGCCCGTCTACGAGGGCGCGCGCCGACCACTCGTCAAAGACCACGAACACGTCTCGCACATCCACGGCGAGGGCGGACTCGGCGGCGACTTCTTCCCCGACACGGGCATCGACTCCGCGGAGGGGTTCGCGCCGGACGCCATCGTCGAGGCGGCCCGCGAGTCGCCCGGCGAGATAACCCTCTGTTGTATCGCGCCGTTGACGAACGTCGCTCTCGCCCTCCGCCGAGAGCCGAATCTGAACGAACTCCTGGACGAGGTGTGGGTGATGGGCGGAGCGGTCAACACCCTCGGCAACGACACTCCCTCCGCGGAGTACAACTTCTGGGTCGACCCGGAAGCCGCGAAGATGGTGATGCGAGAACTCGACGTGACCCTCGTCGATTGGGGTCTGACGGTTCGAGACGCGACGTTCGAGGCGGAGTTCCTCGACCGACTGGAGTCGATAGACTCCGAGTACGCCGAGTTCTATCAGACGGCGAACGAGCAGGTCCGTCGGTTCAGCCAGAAGCGCTACGGCGAGGACACCACCACCCAACCGGACTCTCTGACCGCCGCCTGTCTCGTCGCCGACGACGGACTGATAACCGAGTCCTCGGAGTACTTCGTCGACGTGGACGAACGCGAGGGGATGACCCGCGGGTACAGCCTCGTCGACGAGTTGGGAATCACCGACGGGGACCCCCGGACGCGAGTCGTCGAATCGGTCGACGAGGAGACGTTCCGCGAGATGTTCGTGCGGATGCTCGCGGAGGGCGCGCCAGAAAAGCCGCTCTGA
- a CDS encoding ion transporter has protein sequence MGGQAYPSEEMDLRETVRFYLLDHRTRVGKAIDVALLLGNLLFVGIVVAETYLVSAETRTVLWRAEVGIAVLFLAEYLLRLYGARDTAAEFLSPYTVVDLLAILPTFAVLLLPTPLAASIGFLRVLRVVRILRFFRFTQNEEFFFGTVSVETLRVMKLLLTVMSIFFVSAGLFYSVERGANPNVSNFGDAFYFAVVGLTTVGFGDIVPVTSTGRLVTVVSILAAIVLVPWQASKIVREWSNKEKVNVTCPNCGLSHHDPDASHCKSCGHVVYQEYDSRR, from the coding sequence ATGGGCGGTCAGGCGTACCCCTCCGAGGAGATGGACCTCCGCGAGACGGTTCGGTTCTACCTCCTCGACCACCGGACGAGAGTCGGGAAGGCGATAGACGTCGCGTTGCTCCTCGGGAACCTCCTCTTCGTCGGTATCGTCGTCGCCGAGACGTACCTCGTATCGGCGGAGACTCGGACGGTTCTGTGGCGCGCGGAAGTGGGTATCGCGGTGCTGTTTCTCGCGGAGTACCTGCTTCGACTGTACGGCGCGCGCGACACCGCCGCCGAGTTTCTGAGTCCGTACACGGTGGTCGACCTTCTCGCCATCCTGCCGACGTTCGCGGTGTTGCTGTTACCGACGCCCCTCGCCGCGAGCATCGGATTCCTCCGCGTGCTTCGAGTTGTCAGAATCCTGCGGTTCTTCCGGTTCACGCAGAACGAGGAGTTCTTCTTCGGCACCGTCTCCGTGGAGACGCTTCGAGTGATGAAGCTACTGTTGACGGTGATGTCTATCTTCTTCGTCTCCGCGGGACTGTTCTACAGCGTCGAACGCGGGGCGAACCCCAACGTCTCGAACTTCGGCGACGCCTTCTACTTCGCCGTCGTCGGCCTCACCACCGTCGGATTCGGCGACATCGTGCCGGTAACGTCGACGGGTCGGTTGGTGACCGTCGTGTCGATTCTTGCGGCCATCGTCCTCGTCCCGTGGCAGGCGAGCAAGATAGTCCGCGAGTGGTCGAACAAGGAGAAGGTGAACGTCACCTGCCCGAACTGCGGCCTCTCGCATCACGACCCGGACGCCTCACACTGCAAGTCGTGCGGTCACGTCGTCTATCAGGAGTACGATTCGCGGCGGTGA
- a CDS encoding translation initiation factor IF-2 subunit beta: protein MEYTSSLDRAFEDLPDRSQEESRLTIPDPEGETDGAFTRLTNLGAIADALSRKPEHVHSFIQRTLGTSGQLDEKRARYSGSFSVADFDEALEDYVAEYVTCSECGLPDTRLVTEDGVDMLRCEACGAFRPVQKRSSQSQTQSQEAVEEGRTYEVKITGTGRKGDGVAEKGKYTIFVPGAQEGQVVRIIIENVSGTLAFARLV from the coding sequence ATGGAGTACACTAGTTCTCTCGACCGAGCGTTCGAGGATCTCCCGGACCGCTCGCAAGAAGAGTCTCGGCTCACGATTCCCGACCCGGAGGGGGAGACGGACGGGGCGTTCACCCGACTGACGAACCTCGGCGCCATCGCCGACGCCCTCTCTCGGAAACCCGAACACGTCCACAGTTTCATCCAGCGGACGCTCGGGACCAGCGGGCAACTCGACGAAAAGCGCGCGCGGTACAGCGGGTCGTTCTCGGTGGCCGACTTCGACGAGGCCCTCGAAGACTACGTCGCGGAGTACGTCACCTGCTCCGAGTGCGGACTGCCCGACACCCGTCTCGTGACCGAAGACGGCGTGGACATGCTCCGCTGTGAGGCCTGCGGTGCGTTCCGCCCCGTCCAGAAGCGCTCCTCGCAGTCGCAGACGCAGTCCCAAGAGGCGGTCGAGGAGGGTCGCACCTACGAAGTGAAGATCACCGGAACCGGTCGCAAAGGCGACGGCGTCGCCGAGAAAGGCAAGTACACGATATTCGTCCCCGGCGCACAGGAGGGGCAGGTCGTCCGCATCATCATAGAGAACGTGAGCGGCACCCTCGCGTTCGCCCGCCTCGTCTGA
- a CDS encoding alkaline phosphatase PhoX, whose protein sequence is MVEFSRRQLMATSVAASLGATVPGVVAAEEVEESDTPGAPSVKGDLKRFSTTAFGAEVTGPFVFEDGSLLYSLQHPSEENGDPFGRAAVGYFSGFQFDFDGDNDDFDEIGIPETEEEQRDVRAGSGDYEILFYGREPINGGDELLGVTQTPDGTDIMRESPEDPEREERPYFAGTQYGLAASNPDCNQFVPSNDEGTEGYLFTNWENSPGSVSRVPISQDEDGEWHADLENAMNLTNTESLRAHGGTRINCYGDLSPWGTMVSAEENYSHPRVNLTAKVSDIAEAGSGLGLVGAAHFWNRPNPSEISDAISTYAEEDYLDEDFSPQGYWSLTGVEFLAYYLGSDQNDQVDDQNLRTSPIDDVYPNPYRYGYFVDFREPTADEPEAVKYYVMGRAAWEAPDFEGDLKTVYGCSDGDSKGIYKFVADEPIPDYDDPMDVAGTLYAPKITNDEASVEDSGQRNSPADVPLEVEWLELGHATNAEVESWIDDYDNVTQVDYLEAHAETNWADDPATALREADLEVIHNGNSNYIDNRDIVRWAEQYEENGPNGVDEELRRVPFLETRAAAKEVGASIEFNKAEGVDSVDDAGPGDYVYFGISEFNDALADDEGDVQMDRVDGGVVYRAELEDDYNVSELEPVIVGPDFTDPPEDADDALRNIDNVYTMRDGRVLCCEDGFGGPARSYPNDGLYVYQPESVGKTVSDYLSQSDEDDDEDGDEDGDHEGDDEGGDED, encoded by the coding sequence ATGGTAGAATTCAGCAGGCGACAGCTCATGGCGACGTCGGTCGCCGCATCGCTCGGAGCGACCGTACCAGGCGTGGTGGCCGCCGAAGAAGTAGAGGAGAGCGACACACCGGGCGCACCGAGTGTCAAGGGTGATCTCAAGCGATTCTCGACGACCGCGTTCGGAGCGGAGGTGACGGGGCCGTTCGTCTTCGAGGACGGGTCGTTGCTGTACAGCCTCCAGCACCCGTCCGAAGAGAACGGCGACCCGTTCGGGCGGGCGGCCGTCGGCTACTTCAGCGGGTTCCAGTTCGACTTCGACGGCGACAACGACGACTTCGATGAGATCGGAATACCGGAAACCGAGGAGGAACAACGCGACGTCCGCGCGGGAAGCGGGGACTACGAGATCCTCTTTTACGGGCGCGAACCGATCAACGGCGGCGACGAACTCCTCGGCGTCACCCAGACGCCGGACGGGACCGACATCATGCGCGAAAGTCCCGAGGACCCCGAACGCGAGGAACGGCCGTACTTCGCGGGCACGCAGTACGGACTCGCCGCGAGCAACCCCGACTGCAACCAGTTCGTTCCGTCGAACGACGAGGGGACCGAAGGATATCTGTTCACGAACTGGGAGAACAGTCCCGGCTCCGTCTCTCGGGTTCCCATCAGTCAAGACGAGGACGGAGAGTGGCACGCCGACCTCGAAAACGCGATGAACCTGACCAACACGGAGTCGCTTCGCGCCCACGGCGGTACGCGGATCAACTGTTACGGCGACCTCTCCCCGTGGGGGACGATGGTCTCCGCCGAAGAGAACTACTCGCACCCGCGCGTCAACTTGACGGCGAAAGTGAGCGACATCGCCGAGGCGGGCTCCGGGTTGGGACTCGTCGGCGCGGCCCACTTCTGGAACCGACCGAACCCCAGCGAGATATCGGACGCGATATCGACGTACGCCGAGGAAGACTACCTCGACGAGGACTTCAGCCCGCAGGGCTACTGGTCGCTGACCGGCGTCGAGTTCCTCGCGTACTACCTCGGCTCCGACCAGAACGACCAGGTCGACGACCAGAACCTCAGGACGTCGCCGATAGACGACGTCTACCCGAACCCGTACCGCTACGGCTACTTCGTCGATTTCCGCGAACCGACGGCCGACGAGCCCGAAGCGGTCAAGTACTACGTGATGGGTCGGGCCGCCTGGGAAGCGCCGGACTTCGAGGGCGACCTCAAGACCGTGTACGGCTGTTCGGACGGCGACAGCAAGGGGATCTACAAGTTCGTCGCCGACGAGCCCATCCCCGACTACGACGACCCGATGGACGTCGCCGGAACGCTCTACGCGCCCAAGATCACGAACGACGAGGCGAGCGTCGAGGACTCGGGCCAACGGAACTCCCCGGCGGACGTTCCGCTCGAAGTGGAGTGGCTGGAACTCGGACACGCGACGAACGCGGAAGTCGAGTCGTGGATCGACGACTACGACAACGTCACGCAGGTCGACTACCTCGAAGCCCACGCCGAGACCAACTGGGCCGACGACCCGGCGACGGCGTTGCGAGAGGCCGACCTCGAAGTCATCCACAACGGTAACTCGAACTACATCGACAACAGGGACATCGTCAGGTGGGCCGAACAGTACGAGGAGAACGGGCCGAACGGCGTCGACGAGGAGCTCCGGCGCGTCCCGTTCTTGGAGACCCGAGCGGCCGCAAAAGAGGTCGGTGCCTCTATCGAGTTCAACAAGGCCGAGGGCGTCGACAGCGTCGACGACGCCGGACCCGGCGACTACGTCTACTTCGGCATCTCTGAGTTCAACGATGCCCTCGCCGACGACGAGGGCGACGTCCAGATGGACCGCGTCGACGGCGGCGTCGTCTACCGCGCCGAACTCGAAGACGACTACAACGTCTCGGAACTCGAACCCGTCATCGTCGGCCCGGACTTCACCGACCCGCCGGAGGACGCCGACGACGCACTCCGAAACATCGACAACGTCTACACGATGCGCGACGGCCGCGTCCTCTGCTGCGAGGACGGATTCGGCGGGCCCGCCCGGTCGTACCCGAACGACGGACTCTACGTCTACCAGCCCGAGAGCGTCGGCAAGACGGTCTCCGACTACCTGAGCCAGAGCGACGAGGACGACGACGAAGATGGCGACGAGGACGGCGACCATGAGGGTGACGACGAAGGGGGCGACGAGGACTGA